A window from Candidatus Hydrogenedentota bacterium encodes these proteins:
- a CDS encoding VCBS repeat-containing protein, whose translation MLKFEKSRIGTATYEACAVFDVNNDGILDIVSGEYWFEGPDFKKAHKICSVQQVEDYYDDFSDYPMDVNGDGYLDIITGGWWGETLRWRENPKGQSVEWTVHDIDKTGHIERCCFWDIDGDGQVEAVPNCPGRPFVAFKLECDAQGKGTGKFRKIVLSETPQGHGLGFGDVNGDGRPDLISAGGWLEAPADPLTGKWEWHPEFNFGGASVPILVHDVNNDGVPDIIVGQGHDYGLAWWEQKIENGNRSWTKHDIDTARSQYHDMQLVDIDNDGQLELITGKRYRAHQEHDPGSLDPLGLYYFKIKDGVFERHVIDYGPAGKASGAGIYFWVVDIDGNGWKDIVAPGKDGLFLFRNMGSV comes from the coding sequence ATGTTGAAGTTCGAAAAGTCGCGCATTGGAACCGCGACCTACGAGGCCTGCGCCGTGTTCGATGTGAACAACGACGGCATTCTGGATATCGTGTCGGGGGAATATTGGTTCGAGGGACCGGACTTCAAAAAGGCCCACAAGATTTGTTCGGTGCAGCAGGTCGAGGACTATTACGACGATTTTAGCGATTATCCGATGGATGTCAACGGCGACGGTTATCTCGACATCATCACGGGCGGCTGGTGGGGCGAAACGTTGCGGTGGCGCGAGAATCCGAAGGGACAATCCGTCGAATGGACCGTACACGACATAGACAAGACGGGCCATATTGAACGGTGCTGCTTCTGGGACATTGACGGCGACGGACAGGTCGAGGCGGTGCCGAATTGTCCGGGTCGGCCGTTTGTGGCCTTCAAACTCGAATGCGATGCGCAAGGCAAGGGGACCGGAAAATTCCGCAAGATTGTGCTTTCGGAAACGCCGCAGGGACATGGATTGGGATTCGGCGATGTCAATGGGGACGGACGGCCCGATCTGATTTCCGCGGGCGGCTGGCTCGAAGCGCCGGCGGACCCGCTCACGGGCAAGTGGGAGTGGCATCCGGAGTTCAATTTCGGCGGCGCGAGCGTGCCCATCCTTGTGCACGACGTCAACAACGACGGCGTGCCGGATATAATCGTGGGCCAAGGCCACGATTACGGATTGGCGTGGTGGGAGCAGAAAATCGAGAACGGCAACCGTTCGTGGACAAAACACGATATTGACACGGCCCGGTCGCAGTACCACGACATGCAACTCGTAGACATAGACAATGACGGCCAACTCGAACTGATTACGGGCAAGCGGTACCGTGCGCATCAGGAGCACGATCCCGGCTCGCTCGATCCGCTGGGACTCTATTATTTCAAGATCAAGGACGGCGTGTTCGAGCGGCATGTCATTGATTACGGTCCGGCCGGAAAAGCCAGCGGCGCGGGGATCTATTTCTGGGTCGTGGACATTGACGGGAATGGATGGAAAGACATCGTCGCTCCCGGCAAGGACGGACTGTTCCTGTTCAGGAACATGGGATCGGTCTAA
- a CDS encoding serine hydrolase domain-containing protein, translating into MTLIVTFLACAAAAPPLVYDNVAAFFDKVVPEEMAGAGTPGAVVALVHDGQCVFSKGYGTARRGEDIPIDSAETLFRVASLSKVVCAVAVLQLVEQGRLSLSEDVNRYLSIFRVPGAPAITLDHLLTHTAGFDDRFLGMGAPTPESLIPLGDYLADNLPPRVMPPGKYISYSNHGFALAGHIVECVSGLSFAEYARRRLFEPLGMTHSTFALVPSPDTPLATGYNFYLGKYHEARYDYPETVPASSLATTADDMAKLMCALLGDGAYGGVQLLRPETVRLMFARHFSHHPDLPGRAYAFDENYHGAVRRLEQAGLIWGFVSLLMLMPEERTGLFISGTSDNGRLFHMIRGRFLNRFFPSRSTVPLPNAPIFSEKDLQAAAGYYRHNRHCRTTFIKFGMLSPRFVPELLVSVGKKPGTLLLSRTLDRGAPETFHAIGNGCFATVEKSEAGEFVSPQRRMAFEYGADGRSTHMFIADNAYERIRWYETRLALLCGLSASMAVFFATAILWPIQVWRRRDGKEEEPRLLGLVRTFARIVSVLDILFVAGFAVFLLTMDPLVIGYGPPRILIGLLLIPLMSLAPGIVLTFLTIVAWVRPGAGWSARWHGLFATTAAWLFLAELYYWNLLGFQFQ; encoded by the coding sequence ATGACTTTGATCGTTACTTTTTTGGCATGCGCGGCGGCCGCGCCGCCGCTGGTTTACGATAACGTGGCCGCGTTCTTTGACAAAGTCGTCCCGGAGGAAATGGCGGGCGCGGGCACGCCGGGCGCGGTGGTTGCGCTCGTGCATGACGGACAGTGCGTCTTCAGCAAGGGTTACGGCACCGCGCGGCGCGGCGAAGACATTCCGATCGATTCCGCCGAGACGCTCTTCCGCGTGGCCTCGTTGTCGAAAGTCGTTTGCGCGGTGGCGGTCCTGCAACTGGTCGAGCAGGGCCGGCTTTCGCTTTCCGAGGACGTCAACCGTTATCTGTCCATTTTTCGCGTACCGGGCGCACCCGCGATTACGCTCGATCATCTCCTGACGCATACGGCGGGATTCGACGATCGTTTTCTGGGCATGGGCGCCCCGACGCCGGAATCGCTGATCCCGCTGGGCGACTATCTGGCCGACAACTTGCCGCCGCGTGTGATGCCGCCGGGTAAATACATCAGTTATTCGAACCACGGTTTCGCACTGGCCGGGCATATCGTGGAGTGTGTCAGCGGCCTGTCGTTCGCCGAATATGCGCGCCGGCGCCTATTCGAGCCGCTGGGCATGACGCACAGCACCTTTGCGCTCGTTCCCTCTCCGGACACGCCGCTGGCCACGGGGTATAATTTCTATCTCGGCAAGTATCATGAGGCACGCTACGACTATCCGGAAACCGTGCCGGCCTCGTCGCTCGCGACCACCGCGGACGACATGGCGAAACTGATGTGCGCCCTGCTCGGCGATGGCGCGTATGGGGGCGTGCAGCTGCTCCGCCCCGAAACCGTGCGGTTGATGTTTGCGCGTCATTTTTCGCATCATCCGGATTTGCCGGGCCGGGCGTATGCGTTCGACGAAAATTATCATGGCGCGGTTCGCCGTCTCGAACAGGCGGGACTCATCTGGGGATTTGTCTCGCTCCTCATGCTCATGCCCGAAGAACGCACCGGCCTGTTTATTTCCGGTACTTCGGACAACGGGCGCCTATTCCACATGATCCGCGGACGTTTTCTGAATCGTTTTTTCCCGTCGCGTTCCACCGTGCCGCTGCCGAACGCGCCGATCTTTTCCGAAAAGGATTTGCAGGCCGCCGCCGGTTATTACCGCCATAACCGCCATTGCCGCACGACCTTCATCAAGTTTGGCATGTTGTCGCCGCGTTTTGTGCCGGAACTACTGGTAAGCGTCGGTAAGAAGCCCGGCACTTTACTGCTTTCGCGGACGTTGGATCGCGGCGCGCCCGAAACCTTCCATGCCATTGGAAACGGCTGCTTCGCGACCGTGGAGAAATCGGAAGCCGGCGAATTCGTCTCGCCGCAGCGCCGCATGGCGTTTGAATACGGCGCGGACGGCCGTAGCACGCACATGTTCATCGCCGACAACGCCTACGAGCGCATCCGGTGGTACGAGACGAGGTTGGCCCTGTTGTGCGGCCTTTCAGCCTCGATGGCGGTTTTTTTTGCGACGGCGATCCTGTGGCCGATTCAGGTGTGGCGGCGGCGCGACGGCAAGGAGGAAGAACCCCGGCTGCTTGGGCTCGTGCGAACGTTTGCCCGCATCGTGTCCGTGCTCGACATTCTGTTCGTGGCGGGATTTGCGGTGTTTTTGCTGACGATGGATCCGTTGGTCATCGGTTACGGGCCGCCCCGTATTTTGATTGGACTGCTGCTGATACCGTTGATGAGCCTTGCGCCCGGAATCGTTCTCACCTTCTTGACGATCGTCGCATGGGTGCGTCCGGGCGCCGGATGGTCCGCCCGCTGGCACGGGCTTTTCGCCACGACCGCCGCGTGGCTGTTTCTCGCGGAATTGTACTACTGGAACCTGCTCGGATTTCAGTTTCAGTGA
- the gyrB gene encoding DNA topoisomerase (ATP-hydrolyzing) subunit B: MAETRYDAGSIQVLEGLSAVRRRPAMYIGDTSVRGLHHLVFEAVDNSIDEALAGYCTRIDVTVHIDNSVSVVDDGRGIPVDNHPKYKKKSALEVVMTILHAGGKFDNTSYKVAGGLHGVGISCVNALSEYCEVEVKRDGYVYFMSFRRGIPEGELEQRGRTKSTGTRVTFHPDPDIFEETTFNAEILLTRLRELAFLNKGIRISFKDERVEDEPTVMQYKGGIIEYVTWLNRNREVLHRKPIYFEAEKDRVQVEVAIQYTTSYSETVSSFANNINTHEGGTHLSGFRAALTKAVNDYAKKSNLFKKANAAISGDDTREGLTAIVSVRIPNPQFEGQTKMKLGNSEVQGIVNSMVYEGLQTYFEENPPVANRIISKTIDAARAREAARKARDLTRRKGALDSMSLPGKLADCSERDPAYCELFIVEGDSAGGSAKQGRDRKNQAILPLRGKILNVEKAREDKMLNNEEIRALITALGTGFGKEEFKIENLRYHKVIIMTDADVDGAHIRTLLLTFFFRQMPELIRRGHLYIAQPPLYLVKKGKKSRYLSTEEEKEKFLFEIVLDNAKVTAVNGDGKRASVNLRTLMRAVNAAFDRERMFGRLRRVYGVPREAVEAAAALPREKRIEPRNLSLREMNAIFGHGADLIDTSETQQFLLDDGNGNGNDNGNGRKTLVRGEHQIDLAFFKSHEFSAIMSQSEPIAAIGLPPFRVENENGEVQFETSDLLALRNYLLTVAQKGLTIQRYKGLGEMNPEQLQETTMDPAKRTLLRVEAEDETAADDIFVTLMGDLVEPRKQFIEKHAPETRNLDI; this comes from the coding sequence ATGGCTGAAACACGTTACGACGCTGGTTCCATCCAAGTTCTTGAGGGGTTGTCGGCGGTTCGGCGGCGTCCCGCAATGTACATCGGCGACACGTCGGTCCGGGGTCTTCATCACCTTGTGTTCGAGGCGGTGGACAACAGTATAGACGAGGCGTTGGCGGGATATTGCACGCGTATTGATGTGACCGTTCACATTGACAACAGTGTGTCGGTTGTGGACGACGGCCGCGGCATTCCCGTGGATAATCATCCGAAGTACAAAAAGAAGTCCGCGCTCGAAGTCGTCATGACGATTCTTCATGCCGGCGGCAAATTCGACAACACCTCGTACAAGGTGGCGGGCGGATTGCACGGGGTGGGCATTTCCTGCGTCAACGCGTTGTCCGAATATTGCGAAGTGGAAGTGAAACGCGACGGGTATGTGTATTTCATGTCCTTCCGGCGAGGGATACCCGAAGGCGAACTCGAACAGCGCGGACGGACGAAATCCACCGGCACACGCGTGACGTTTCATCCCGATCCGGACATCTTCGAGGAGACGACGTTCAATGCGGAGATTTTGTTGACGCGCCTGCGTGAACTCGCGTTTCTGAACAAGGGCATCCGCATTTCGTTCAAGGACGAGCGCGTCGAGGACGAGCCGACCGTCATGCAGTACAAGGGCGGCATTATCGAGTACGTAACATGGCTCAACCGCAACCGCGAAGTGTTGCACCGCAAGCCGATCTATTTCGAGGCGGAAAAAGACCGGGTGCAGGTGGAAGTCGCCATTCAGTACACGACATCGTACAGCGAGACGGTTTCGAGTTTCGCGAACAACATCAACACGCACGAAGGCGGCACGCATCTGAGCGGATTCCGCGCGGCCCTGACGAAAGCGGTCAACGACTATGCCAAGAAAAGCAACCTGTTCAAGAAGGCCAATGCGGCGATTTCGGGGGACGATACGCGCGAAGGGCTGACGGCCATCGTTTCGGTGCGAATTCCCAATCCCCAGTTTGAAGGCCAGACCAAGATGAAACTGGGCAACAGCGAGGTGCAAGGCATCGTCAATTCGATGGTCTATGAGGGGTTGCAGACCTATTTCGAGGAGAATCCGCCGGTCGCGAACCGCATCATCAGCAAGACGATTGACGCGGCCCGTGCGCGCGAGGCGGCCCGCAAGGCGCGCGATCTTACCCGGCGCAAGGGGGCGCTGGATTCGATGTCGCTTCCGGGCAAACTGGCCGATTGCAGTGAACGTGACCCTGCCTATTGCGAGTTGTTTATTGTCGAGGGCGACAGCGCCGGCGGTTCCGCGAAACAGGGCCGCGACCGCAAGAACCAGGCGATTCTGCCGTTGCGGGGCAAGATTCTCAACGTCGAAAAGGCGCGCGAAGACAAAATGCTCAACAACGAGGAAATCCGCGCCTTGATTACGGCGCTTGGCACCGGTTTTGGCAAGGAGGAATTCAAGATTGAAAACCTCCGCTATCACAAGGTTATTATCATGACCGATGCCGACGTGGACGGCGCGCACATCCGCACGTTGCTCCTGACGTTTTTCTTCCGGCAAATGCCCGAGCTGATTCGACGCGGCCATCTCTACATCGCGCAACCGCCGCTATATCTCGTGAAAAAGGGGAAGAAATCGCGCTACCTCAGCACGGAAGAAGAAAAAGAGAAGTTCCTGTTCGAAATCGTGCTCGACAACGCGAAGGTAACCGCCGTCAACGGCGACGGAAAGCGCGCGTCCGTCAATCTCCGCACCCTGATGCGTGCGGTCAATGCGGCCTTCGACCGGGAGCGGATGTTCGGACGGCTTCGGCGCGTCTACGGTGTGCCTCGCGAGGCCGTCGAAGCGGCGGCGGCGCTTCCGCGTGAGAAGCGGATCGAGCCGCGCAACCTGTCCCTGCGGGAGATGAACGCCATTTTCGGGCATGGAGCCGATCTGATTGACACGAGCGAAACCCAGCAGTTTTTGCTGGACGACGGCAACGGCAACGGGAATGACAACGGGAACGGGCGCAAGACTCTTGTCCGCGGCGAGCACCAGATTGATTTGGCTTTCTTCAAGAGTCATGAATTTTCGGCCATCATGAGCCAATCCGAACCCATTGCCGCCATCGGCCTGCCGCCTTTTCGCGTCGAGAATGAAAACGGCGAGGTACAATTTGAAACCTCTGACTTGCTCGCCTTGCGCAACTACCTGTTGACGGTGGCGCAAAAGGGTCTTACCATCCAGCGTTACAAGGGCCTTGGCGAAATGAATCCGGAACAGTTGCAGGAAACCACCATGGATCCGGCGAAACGGACCTTGCTCCGCGTGGAAGCCGAAGATGAAACGGCCGCGGACGACATTTTTGTGACGCTCATGGGCGATCTGGTGGAACCGCGAAAACAGTTCATCGAAAAGCATGCGCCTGAAACGAGGAATTTGGATATTTAG
- a CDS encoding four helix bundle protein, which yields MSERSRTFRDIIAWQKAHAFVLSVYRMTAAFPKQEAYGLTSQFRRAAISIPANMAEGFVKNSLADKVRFMNIAQGSLEECRYYLILVQDLGYGNTETLTMELEETSRLLNAYSRAIRNADD from the coding sequence GTGAGCGAACGATCTCGAACGTTTCGAGATATCATCGCGTGGCAAAAGGCGCATGCGTTTGTATTGTCAGTCTATCGAATGACGGCTGCCTTCCCGAAACAGGAAGCATATGGTCTGACCTCTCAGTTTCGGCGAGCGGCCATATCTATCCCCGCCAATATGGCCGAAGGGTTTGTTAAGAATAGCCTTGCGGACAAGGTTCGCTTCATGAACATTGCACAAGGGTCTTTGGAGGAGTGCAGGTACTACCTGATACTTGTCCAGGATCTTGGATACGGCAATACCGAGACTTTGACGATGGAGTTGGAAGAAACCAGCCGATTACTTAACGCATACAGCAGGGCCATACGAAATGCGGACGACTGA
- the gyrA gene encoding DNA gyrase subunit A: protein METVNERINSIEIEQEMRTSFLDYSMSVIVSRALPDVRDGLKPVHRRILYVMHEAGLRHNQAYRKCATVVGDTLGKYHPHGDQSVYDALVRMAQEWNMRYPLVDGQGNFGSVDGDSPAAYRYTESRMAPIAAEMLADIEKETVDMRENFDGRLQEPTVLPSAIPNLLVNGSYGIAVGMATSCPPHNLGEVCDAIVHSIDHPEATSTELMRFIKGPDFPTGGIICGTEGLLEAYRTGRGRITVRAKASVESNKSTGKDSIIIHEIPYQVNKARLIESIAGLVRSKTIEGITDLRDESDKDGMRIVIEVRKGDEPQVILNQLFKNTQLQDTASIIMLALVNNTPKVLSLAELVKHYIKHRAEIVERRTRFDLRKAEERAHIVEGLLKAIDHIDEVIAIIRSSETVDIARERLMTRFHFSEIQASEILAMRLRRLTGLERHELEAEYADLIKLIETLRHILSSEKTILAEVRKEILAVKAKYGDERRTQILGEISEFSVEDLIADEEMVVTVSNMGYIKRLPITTYRKQRRGGKGVAGMDTKEEDFVKDLFIASAHQYVLFFTSKGRVHWRKVHELPRASRTARGRAMVNLLSLEGDERVTTCLTVRDLKEEGKMVFMVTAKGVVKKTELLAFSNPRTAGIIAIDLDSDDQLIDVQITSGDDNILIATHHGMAIRFPEKDVRPMGRAARGVIGIRLDEGDSVIGVSIAGDDMTVLSVTENGYGKRTEVGEYRLQHRGGSGIINIKTSERNGNVVGMLTVDDRDEIVLVSTDGVVIRTAVKDLRTIGRNTQGVKVMSPNPGAKVSAVARAFAEEKEQEVTEAAAAALPEDAPSAESEDLPDDTD, encoded by the coding sequence ATGGAAACGGTAAACGAACGCATCAACAGCATCGAAATCGAACAGGAGATGAGAACCTCGTTCTTGGATTATTCCATGAGCGTGATCGTGAGCCGTGCGCTGCCGGACGTGCGCGACGGACTCAAGCCGGTCCACCGGCGCATTTTGTACGTCATGCACGAGGCGGGGCTTCGCCACAATCAAGCATACCGCAAGTGCGCGACGGTCGTCGGCGACACTTTGGGCAAGTATCACCCGCACGGCGATCAATCCGTGTACGATGCGCTCGTCCGCATGGCGCAGGAATGGAACATGCGGTATCCGCTGGTGGACGGCCAAGGCAACTTCGGTTCGGTGGACGGGGACAGCCCAGCAGCCTACCGGTACACGGAATCGCGCATGGCGCCCATTGCCGCCGAGATGCTGGCGGACATCGAAAAAGAAACCGTGGACATGCGTGAGAACTTTGACGGCCGCTTGCAAGAGCCGACGGTGTTGCCTTCGGCGATTCCGAACCTGCTTGTCAACGGTTCATACGGTATTGCGGTCGGAATGGCCACGAGTTGCCCGCCGCACAATCTCGGCGAGGTGTGTGATGCGATAGTCCATTCCATCGATCATCCCGAAGCCACTTCCACCGAACTGATGCGTTTTATCAAGGGACCCGATTTTCCCACCGGCGGAATCATCTGCGGCACCGAAGGGCTTCTCGAAGCATACCGAACCGGACGCGGCCGCATCACCGTCCGCGCGAAGGCATCCGTCGAGAGCAACAAGAGCACGGGCAAGGATTCCATCATCATTCATGAAATTCCGTACCAGGTGAACAAGGCGCGGCTTATCGAAAGCATTGCGGGGCTGGTCCGATCGAAAACCATCGAGGGCATCACCGATCTGCGGGACGAGTCCGACAAGGACGGCATGCGGATCGTCATCGAGGTCCGCAAGGGCGATGAGCCGCAGGTCATTCTCAACCAGCTTTTCAAGAACACGCAGTTGCAGGACACGGCCAGCATCATCATGCTGGCGCTGGTCAACAACACGCCCAAAGTGTTGTCGCTTGCGGAACTCGTCAAACACTACATCAAACACCGCGCCGAAATTGTCGAGCGCCGGACGCGATTCGATCTGCGCAAGGCGGAGGAACGCGCCCACATCGTCGAGGGGCTGCTCAAGGCCATCGATCATATTGACGAAGTCATTGCGATTATCCGGAGTTCCGAAACGGTGGATATCGCGCGCGAACGGCTGATGACGCGGTTTCACTTTTCCGAGATTCAGGCGTCCGAAATCCTCGCGATGCGTTTGCGCCGTCTGACCGGTCTCGAACGCCACGAACTCGAAGCCGAATACGCCGATTTGATCAAATTGATCGAAACGCTACGCCATATCCTGTCAAGCGAAAAGACGATCCTTGCCGAAGTCCGCAAGGAAATCCTTGCGGTAAAAGCCAAATACGGTGATGAACGCCGCACGCAAATCCTGGGGGAAATTTCCGAGTTTTCGGTCGAGGACCTCATTGCGGACGAGGAAATGGTCGTCACGGTTTCCAACATGGGCTACATCAAGCGCCTGCCCATCACCACCTATCGCAAGCAGCGGCGCGGCGGAAAGGGCGTCGCGGGCATGGACACGAAGGAAGAGGATTTCGTCAAGGATCTCTTTATCGCCTCCGCGCACCAGTACGTGCTTTTCTTTACGTCGAAGGGGCGCGTGCATTGGCGCAAGGTGCATGAGTTGCCCCGCGCCAGCCGCACGGCGCGCGGCCGGGCGATGGTCAACCTGCTCAGCCTGGAAGGCGACGAGCGTGTGACCACGTGCCTGACCGTCCGCGATCTCAAGGAAGAGGGCAAGATGGTTTTCATGGTTACCGCCAAAGGGGTGGTCAAGAAGACCGAGTTGCTTGCGTTCAGCAATCCGCGTACGGCGGGCATCATCGCGATCGATCTCGATTCGGACGATCAACTCATTGACGTGCAAATCACGTCGGGCGACGACAACATCCTGATCGCGACGCATCACGGGATGGCCATTCGTTTTCCCGAGAAGGACGTTCGCCCGATGGGCCGTGCGGCGCGCGGCGTGATCGGCATCCGCCTTGACGAGGGAGATTCCGTGATCGGCGTTTCGATCGCGGGCGATGACATGACCGTGCTCAGCGTTACCGAAAACGGATACGGCAAGCGCACGGAAGTCGGCGAGTACCGCTTGCAACATCGCGGCGGTTCCGGCATCATCAATATCAAGACCAGCGAACGGAACGGCAATGTCGTCGGCATGCTGACCGTGGACGACCGCGACGAGATCGTCTTGGTAAGCACCGATGGCGTTGTCATTCGCACGGCGGTGAAGGATCTGCGCACGATCGGGCGCAACACGCAAGGCGTGAAAGTGATGTCGCCGAATCCCGGCGCCAAGGTCAGCGCTGTCGCGCGCGCTTTTGCCGAGGAAAAAGAACAGGAAGTGACCGAAGCCGCCGCGGCGGCGCTGCCCGAAGACGCTCCGTCCGCTGAATCCGAAGACTTGCCCGACGACACGGATTGA
- a CDS encoding zf-TFIIB domain-containing protein, producing MQSYVVDGRWPWGLWRFVNCPACEEPMMALEYDAVEVDYCGACGGVWLDAGELELLLGARENVTAFMRGGAIRPEKPRRCPICGVKMVKEATSGEPAVTYDSCPSGDGLWFDRGELDQVLARSRPEADGECVAAFLREIFGRASDGMRKENRT from the coding sequence ATGCAATCGTATGTTGTGGACGGCCGATGGCCTTGGGGATTGTGGCGCTTCGTGAATTGCCCTGCATGTGAAGAACCGATGATGGCGCTGGAATACGACGCCGTGGAGGTGGATTATTGCGGCGCGTGCGGGGGCGTGTGGCTCGATGCCGGCGAATTGGAACTGCTGCTCGGCGCGCGCGAAAATGTCACGGCCTTTATGCGCGGCGGCGCGATACGCCCGGAGAAGCCGCGACGCTGCCCGATTTGCGGCGTCAAGATGGTAAAAGAGGCCACGAGCGGCGAACCGGCGGTAACCTACGACAGTTGCCCGTCCGGCGATGGATTGTGGTTCGACCGCGGCGAATTGGACCAGGTGCTTGCGCGGAGCCGCCCGGAGGCGGACGGCGAATGTGTGGCGGCGTTTCTGCGCGAAATATTTGGCCGCGCGTCGGATGGAATGCGGAAGGAGAACAGAACATGA
- a CDS encoding glycosyltransferase has protein sequence MKIALKKDTLDLSVVIASLNEAANLFRLLPALREALDALGVSWEILVVDGDSRDGTQKVVESAGAVYVRETAPGYGAAVLRGIQEARGAHVLTMDADMSHPSEFIRALWDVRRRADIVIASRYVPGGYADQPIVRLALSRLLNGFFSAGLSIPVRDLSSGFRLYRKSLFDGMEITFTNFVILIEILLLAYGKGLAIREIPFHYRPRHAGSSKARIIAFGRDYLRLFYRVWKMRNSVDFPDYDWRAYDSRIWLQRYWQRKRHEIIMRFTPRFVATCDVGCGSSRILADLPNAVGVDVRRDKLAFMRRTNHLLAQADGLHLPFADASFDAVICSQVIEHIPEENGRLLDELSRILRPGGTLVLGTPDYDTWTWPILEWLYGKMAPGAYADQHVTHYSYRTLDDALRRRNYEILAHDYVGGGELIVQARKPAAAAVEIHEQD, from the coding sequence ATGAAAATCGCGTTGAAAAAAGACACCTTGGACCTCTCGGTGGTCATTGCGAGCCTCAACGAGGCCGCGAATCTTTTTCGCCTGCTTCCCGCATTGCGCGAGGCCCTTGACGCGCTCGGGGTCTCTTGGGAAATCCTGGTGGTGGACGGCGATTCGCGTGACGGCACGCAGAAAGTAGTCGAAAGCGCCGGCGCGGTTTATGTGCGCGAGACGGCGCCCGGTTATGGGGCGGCCGTCCTTCGCGGCATTCAGGAGGCCCGCGGCGCCCATGTGTTGACGATGGATGCGGACATGTCGCATCCGTCCGAATTCATTCGGGCGCTGTGGGATGTGCGCCGGCGGGCGGATATCGTTATCGCGTCGCGCTACGTGCCGGGCGGCTACGCGGATCAGCCGATCGTTCGCTTGGCGCTCAGCCGCCTCCTCAATGGTTTCTTTTCGGCGGGGTTGAGCATTCCGGTTCGGGACCTGTCCAGCGGATTTCGGTTGTACCGGAAAAGCCTGTTCGACGGCATGGAAATAACCTTCACGAATTTCGTGATCCTGATCGAAATTCTTCTGCTGGCCTACGGCAAGGGCCTTGCCATCCGGGAGATTCCCTTTCACTACCGTCCCCGCCACGCCGGATCGTCCAAAGCCCGAATCATCGCGTTCGGCAGGGATTACCTGCGCCTGTTTTACCGCGTGTGGAAGATGCGCAATTCGGTGGATTTTCCCGACTACGACTGGCGCGCCTACGACAGCCGGATATGGCTCCAGCGTTACTGGCAGCGCAAACGCCACGAGATTATCATGCGTTTCACGCCGCGTTTCGTCGCGACGTGCGACGTCGGCTGCGGCAGCAGCCGCATCCTCGCCGATTTGCCCAATGCCGTCGGCGTGGATGTGCGCCGCGACAAACTGGCGTTCATGCGCCGGACGAACCACCTGCTTGCGCAGGCCGACGGGCTGCATCTGCCTTTCGCGGATGCGTCGTTCGACGCGGTTATCTGCTCGCAGGTCATCGAGCACATTCCCGAGGAAAACGGACGGCTGCTGGATGAATTGTCGCGTATTCTTCGGCCGGGCGGCACGCTGGTGCTGGGCACGCCGGATTACGACACATGGACGTGGCCGATCCTGGAATGGCTTTATGGTAAAATGGCGCCCGGCGCGTATGCCGATCAGCACGTCACGCACTACTCGTATCGCACGCTTGACGATGCCCTGCGCCGGCGCAATTATGAAATCCTCGCCCACGATTACGTGGGGGGCGGCGAACTCATCGTTCAGGCGCGAAAGCCGGCGGCCGCAGCCGTCGAAATACATGAACAAGACTGA